The genomic segment CTTATTATACAATGAAAAAGACAGACCAATAGAATTATACCAGAGATTGAAAATAAATATAATGCTTTGTGACACCTTAAAAATTAACATTTACTCATTTCCAATGAAGTATCACCCGATAAATGGGGATAACCATCTTAATCGTGATTACTTAGGACAATTCTGGAACAGGAAGTTTATACGTGCTGTTCAGACTGTTTTAAATGCAACAAAAGGAAAAATTGGTATTGGAAAGTCGTTTTTTTACAAAGCATTTGGAAAAAATCAAGATGAATTTATTAAGATTTTATACATGCCTGAACCATATATTTTGTATCGTTATTTTTTTGAGGAAAGAGGCTATACTGATAAATGGTGGAATGAATTCGATAGCTTTAATATTTCTGATAAAAAAAAAGTCAAAAGAATAATAGAAGCTAATGAATTTAATAATTTTTCATTTAATCCCAATAATAAAACTATTGTTAATTTTATCAACACACATTATAAAATAAGTAGGGATATAAATGACCCTAAGTCAAAATTTTATGAAGAAAAACAAGAATATGATAAATCTAAATCTAAAAATATTTGAAAGATAATAATATATGAACCCTGAAATTTTCAGAGAATATGACATAAGAGGTATTGCAGGCAAAGACTTAACAGAACAAGATGTGCTTTTGCTTGGAAAAGCCATTGGTACATTGATGATTCAGAATAATTGTACAAATCTTACAGTGGGCAGGGACTGCCGTGAAACATCTGATTTGTATTCAGAGCAGTTAATAAACGGACTTTTGTCAGCAGGATGCAATATAACAGACATTGGAATATGTCCCACACCTGTTTTGTATTTTTCTATTCAGCATTTATCCTGTGATGGCGGAGTTGCGGTAACAGCCAGCCATAATCCAAAAGAATATAACGGCTTTAAAATCTGTATGGGTCAGGAATCTGTTCATGGTAAAGATATTCAAAAAATATTGAATATTATGAATGCAAAATCCTTTGTACAGGGCAAAGGGTCCCTTGCTAAACAGGATGTGCTGACAGACTATAAAGCATATATTGAAAAAAATATCACTTTGTCCGTTCCACTTAAAATCGGGGTGGATGCAGGAAACGGCACTGCCGGGGTTGCTGCTGTTCCCATATTGAAAAGTCTTGGGTGCGAGGTTCATGATATTTATTGTGAAATGGACGGCACTTTCCCTAATCATGAGGCTGATCCGACAGTATTCAAAAATATGAAAGACCTTATTGCCCTTGTGCAGGAAAAGAATCTTGATCTTGGAATAGGTTATGATGGAGATGGCGACCGTATCGGTGTTGTTGATGAAAAAGGCAATATTGTTTACGGGGATAAGCTGATGATCCTTTTTGCCCGTGAGATTCTTTCAAGAAAACCAGGTGCTGTTTTTATTTCTGAAGTCAAATGTTCAAAAGTCATGTATGATGATATTGAAAAACACGGCGGCAGGGCTGTTATGTGGAAAACAGGTCATTCATTGATAAAAGCAAAGATGAAAGAAGAAAATGCAGCCCTGGCAGGAGAGATGAGCGGTCATATGTTTTTTAAGGATCGTTATCTGGGATATGATGACGCAATCTATGCTTCCTGCCGTCTTCTTGAGATACTGGCAGATACTGGCAAAAAGATTTCCGAGCTTCTGGCAGACCTGCCTAAAACCTTTACGACCCCCGAAATCAGGGTTGAATGTCCTGATAATAAGAAATTTGATATAGTAAAAAAAGTAACCCAATATTTTAAAGAACATTATAATGTTATTGATATTGACGGGGTAAGGGTTCTTTTTGATGATGGATGGGGGCTGGTTCGGGCTTCAAATACACAGCCAGCACTGGTTTTACGATTTGAAGCCATGTCTGAATCAAGGCTGGCTGAAATTAGAAATCTTGTAGAATCTGTGCTTGATGAAATGAAAAAATAAATTTT from the Desulfonema limicola genome contains:
- a CDS encoding phosphomannomutase/phosphoglucomutase — translated: MNPEIFREYDIRGIAGKDLTEQDVLLLGKAIGTLMIQNNCTNLTVGRDCRETSDLYSEQLINGLLSAGCNITDIGICPTPVLYFSIQHLSCDGGVAVTASHNPKEYNGFKICMGQESVHGKDIQKILNIMNAKSFVQGKGSLAKQDVLTDYKAYIEKNITLSVPLKIGVDAGNGTAGVAAVPILKSLGCEVHDIYCEMDGTFPNHEADPTVFKNMKDLIALVQEKNLDLGIGYDGDGDRIGVVDEKGNIVYGDKLMILFAREILSRKPGAVFISEVKCSKVMYDDIEKHGGRAVMWKTGHSLIKAKMKEENAALAGEMSGHMFFKDRYLGYDDAIYASCRLLEILADTGKKISELLADLPKTFTTPEIRVECPDNKKFDIVKKVTQYFKEHYNVIDIDGVRVLFDDGWGLVRASNTQPALVLRFEAMSESRLAEIRNLVESVLDEMKK